The Euwallacea similis isolate ESF13 chromosome 18, ESF131.1, whole genome shotgun sequence genome contains a region encoding:
- the vih gene encoding probable ubiquitin-conjugating enzyme E2 C: MAQNVNPFYEQQTASAAKESDMTKQLQSDGHAVTKRLHKELMTLMMSPDQSISAFPDGEKLFSWIGTISGPKDSVYETLKFKLSFQFPNSYPYTAPVVKFITPCFHPNVDAHGNICLDILKDKWSALYDVRTVLLSIQALLGEPNVDSPLNSLAAQTWSKKDEFHRLVMAVYKEV; the protein is encoded by the exons ATGGCCCAAAACGTGAACCCGTTTTACGAGCAACAGACGGCTAGCGCCGCCAAGGAGAGCGACATGACTAAGCAGCTCCAAAGCGACGGACACGCAGTGACTAAAAG GCTACACAAGGAACTAATGACCCTGATGATGTCCCCTGACCAGAGCATCTCCGCCTTCCCTGATGGAGAGAAGTTGTTCAGTTGGATAGGCACCATTAGCGGACCCAAAGACTCCGTCTACGAGACCCTTAAATTTAAGCTCAGCTTTCAATTCCCCAACTCATACCCCTATACTGCGCCTGTGGTGAAATTTATCACCCCCTGCTTTCACCCCAACGTGGACGCTCATGGGAATATCTGCCTGGATATACTCAAGGACAAGTGGTCTGCCCTGTACGACGTTAGGACGGTTTTGCTCTCAATTCAAGCCCTTTTAG GTGAACCTAACGTTGATAGCCCTCTGAATTCCTTGGCAGCACAAACTTGGTCAAAAAAGGATGAATTCCACAGGCTGGTAATGGCAGTGTATAAGGAAGTTTAA
- the Oda gene encoding LOW QUALITY PROTEIN: ornithine decarboxylase antizyme 2 (The sequence of the model RefSeq protein was modified relative to this genomic sequence to represent the inferred CDS: deleted 1 base in 1 codon): MFMTLTEVFSTDLNSDENSSIMPAIMSSNCSASALLSQKRSAASVTDAECFNMSLGAGPLWWSDAPGENRGSPGEQPVPSTSPPLRLTFRATPGAGSPPRTPASSQPWDAVLRGDTLYVTPPPHLAEGSREAFVALLEAAEEQLRCKHVIVVFPADRGDKANLVRTFKFLGFSMLSPTHCLVPPQLAPGNVCMLYNVEE; this comes from the exons atgtttatgACTTTAACTGAAGTGTTTAGTACTGATTTAAATAGTGACGAAAACAGTTCCATCATGCCAGCCATAATGAGTAGTAATTGTAGTGC AAGTGCGTTGCTGAGCCAGAAGCGCTCCGCCGCCTCCGTGACCGACGCCGAGTGCTTCAACATGTCTCTGGGCGCCGGGCCTCTGTGGTGGTCC GATGCCCCTGGGGAAAACAGGGGCAGTCCAGGGGAGCAGCCGGTCCCTTCAACATCGCCACCTCTCAGGCTGACATTCCGCGCCACCCCCGGAGCGGGTAGTCCGCCTCGCACTCCCGCCTCCTCCCAACCATGGGACGCGGTTTTGCGAGGGGACACCCTCTACGTCACGCCGCCGCCTCATTTGGCTGAGGGTAGCAGAGAGGCGTTCGTCGCTTTGCTGGAGGCCGCCGAGGAACAGCTCAGGTGCAAACACGTCATCGTCGTATTCCCCGCAGACCGGGGCGACAAGGCCAATCTGGTGCGCACCTTTAAGTTTCTCGGGTTCTCGATGCTAAGCCCCACGCACTGTTTGGTGCCCCCGCAGTTGGCTCCCGGCAACGTCTGCATGCTGTACAACGTCGAGGAGTAA
- the lmgA gene encoding anaphase-promoting complex subunit 11, whose translation MKVTIKQWTGVASWKWVANDDNCGICRMPFDGCCPDCKLPGDDCPLVWGQCSHCFHMHCIVKWLQSQPVNQQCPMCRQEWKFNNK comes from the coding sequence ATGAAAGTAACCATCAAGCAATGGACCGGTGTGGCCTCTTGGAAATGGGTGGCTAACGACGATAACTGTGGCATCTGCCGTATGCCCTTTGATGGTTGCTGCCCGGACTGCAAATTACCAGGAGATGATTGCCCTTTGGTCTGGGGCCAGTGTTCGCATTGTTTTCACATGCACTGCATCGTTAAGTGGCTGCAGTCCCAGCCTGTGAACCAGCAGTGCCCTATGTGCCGACAAGAGTGGAAATTCAACAATAAGTAA
- the lmgB gene encoding protein FAM89A — MSHFPGGLPPLPKSLSGFSFVENSRASVPPTPVRSSSIRSNPRQVKVLGSLEGQLAVLRREMYSLRQQDLSLLSQLWSLNESIQEFRQMLQEQRILSPPSPSPTASSVDEEEFYMSSTSMG, encoded by the coding sequence ATGTCGCATTTTCCTGGCGGTTTGCCCCCGTTGCCCAAGTCATTGTCGGGATTcagttttgttgaaaatagTCGTGCCAGTGTGCCCCCTACTCCTGTGAGAAGTAGCTCGATTAGATCTAATCCCAGACAGGTGAAAGTGCTCGGTAGTTTAGAGGGACAGTTAGCGGTGCTTAGGAGGGAGATGTATAGTTTGCGGCAGCAGGATTTGAGTTTATTATCACAATTGTGGTCTTTGAATGAGTCAATTCAGGAGTTCAGGCAAATGCTGCAGGAGCAGAGAATTTTATCACCCCCTTCACCTTCTCCGACAGCCTCTAGCGTAGATGAAGAGGAGTTTTATATGAGTTCAACTAGCATGGGCTAA
- the eco gene encoding N-acetyltransferase ESCO1, producing the protein MATVRRSTLSQVRSPYISERRRQLFPSDNDDSDLGHISPLQLDAEPKTPTSTYIPSESMSPLILSPYINNTPVKFSPSHNFKTPHDTSTKAVLEKEQKALTEESKSFTRRFLESPKAEPKVSKVRTALFADADNSMALSTKSFYSKELGDDALQNLLHRENKGRFNVAKSHTPKQGGGKRERRLGQINNGVRHNIRKPKARKTTLKSVPKLQDSDFLNEYIQDLTQLKKENSESKKKLIQQPKVNKEKEEDTVNFLEESPSRKKQIKTFQEENKENSGPIKRANTSSVEEGSYKKLSNIEACHLDLSSDFEEETLENPLKIDGILNLLSSPTKEEEPRHEAELRVTFNETVIQEPNHIQSHDSITKEAEPRVTFSNALMHHISSHQRKKEVESHSLLNQSGQIHMSDSILSPISQMCDVTSGLALDSPNNSKRAAPLGCSARVSRMLSFNEHCSADMAEQRKLFPVFCKEQARSGIGEKRPGDEISPRKGAKRFRALAPNQLLLDAGQKRFGLTLCTECNLWYHMGDPNDEHHHEKHHESRQVLKFCGWKNERIVVDFHEEHKRIIKVIPTDSKIWLNKVNELLELVNRELGCYSMVYDISESQVYIYVNNRAIAGCAITTPPKGRGHRMLSTLSGVAMCSEESYPIKCVISYIWVAPKFRKQGVASALLDAVKKSFLFGEVLTNEDLALTSPTEQGSAFAEKYFKTPNYLICSS; encoded by the exons ATGGCCACAGTAAGGAGGTCCACCCTAAGTCAAGTGCGTTCCCCTTATATCTCAGAGCGGAGGCGACAGCTGTTTCCTTCAGATAACGACGACTCAGATTTAGGCCACATCAGTCCCCTTCAGTTGGATGCTGAACCTAAAACCCCCACATCCACTTACATTCCCTCTGAATCTATGTCCCCTTTGATTCTCAGTCCATATATCAACAATACTCCAGTGAAATTCTCCCCTTCGCACAATTTCAAAACCCCCCACGATACATCCACAAAGGCAGTCCTTGAGAAGGAACAAAAGGCTTTGACCGAAGAAAGTAAGAGTTTCACTCGGAGATTTTTGGAGTCTCCAAAGGCAGAACCCAAAGTTTCAAAAGTCAGAACTGCATTGTTTGCAGACGCAGACAATAGCATGGCTTTAAGCACCAAATCGTTTTACTCCAAAGAATTGGGGGATGATGCTCTACAGAATCTGCTTCACAGAGAAAATAAAGGCAGGTTTAACGTTGCAAAATCACATACTCCTAAGCAGGGAGGGGGAAAGCGTGAGCGAAGATTGGGGCAGATTAATAATGGCGTGAGGCACAATATACGTAAACCGAAAGCCAGGAAAACCACCCTGAAGAGTGTCCCAAAGTTGCAAGATAGTGACTTCCTAAATGAGTACATTCAAGATTTAACtcagttaaaaaaagagaacAGTGAGAGTAAGAAAAAGTTGATTCAGCAGCCTAAAGTGAATAAGGAGAAGGAGGAGGACACTGTAAACTTCCTTGAGGAGAGTCCGTCAAGGAAGAAGCAAATAAAAACCTTCCAAGAGGAGAATAAGGAGAATAGTGGACCTATCAAGAGGGCCAATACTAGTAGTGTCGAAGAAGGTAGTTATAAGAAGCTTTCAAATATTGAAGCCTGCCACTTAGATTTAAGCAGTGACTTTGAAGAGGAGACTTTGGAAAACCCATTAAAAATCGATGGGATTTTGAACCTCCTTTCTAGCCCCACCAAAGAGGAGGAGCCTCGGCATGAGGCGGAACTTAGAGTAACCTTCAATGAAACCGTCATACAGGAACCTAATCACATTCAATCACACGACTCCATCACCAAAGAGGCGGAGCCTAGAGTAACTTTTAGCAACGCCCTCATGCATCACATTTCATCAcaccaaagaaaaaaagaggTGGAATCTCATTCGCTCCTCAACCAATCTGGACAAATCCACATGTCCGACTCCATCTTATCGCCGATTTCACAAATGTGCGACGTGACCTCTGGCCTGGCCCTCGACAGCCCCAATAATAGCAAGAGAGCCGCCCCCTTAGGGTGCTCCGCCCGCGTGTCTAGAATGCTGTCGTTTAACGAGCATTGTTCCGCAGATATGGCGGAGCAGCGCAAGTTGTTCCCTGTTTTCTGTAAGGAGCAAGCGCGGTCGGGCATTGGGGAGAAAAGGCCGGGCGACGAAATTTCTCCTAGGAAGGGAGCGAAACGCTTCAGAGCATTGGCCCCCAACCAGTTGTTACTGGATGCCGGCCAAAAGCGATTTGGGTTAACTTTGTGCACCGAGTGCAACTTGTGGTATCACATGGGAGATCCTAATGATGAACATCATCACGAGAAGCACCATGAATCTCGGCAGGTGTTGAAATTTTGC GGCTGGAAGAATGAGAGAATTGTTGTGGACTTTCACGAGGAGCACAAGAGAATCATCAAGGTGATCCCAACAGACTCAAAAATTTGGCTCAACAAAGTCAATGAGCTTTTGGAGCTGGTCAACCGCGAATTGGGATGCTACAGCATGGTCTATGACATCAGTGAATCACAG GTCTACATTTACGTGAATAACCGAGCAATTGCCGGCTGCGCAATCACGACCCCACCCAAGGGGCGGGGCCATCGCATGCTCAGCACCCTCAGTGGCGTGGCCATGTGCTCCGAGGAATCCTATCCAATCAAATGCGTTATTTCGTACATTTGGGTAGCGCCCAAATTCAGAAAGCAGGGAGTGGCTAGCGCTCTATTGGATGCcgttaaaaaaagctttttattCGGGGAGGTGCTGACCAATGAGGATTTAGCCCTGACCTCGCCCACCGAGCAGGGCTCCGCTTTTgctgagaaatattttaagacgCCTAATTACTTGATCTGTTCTAGTTAA
- the mdlc gene encoding E3 ubiquitin-protein ligase RNF113A, protein MSEESRTVDGASCSFIFKKRGLKSRASRKRQQSNSEDEDKRPNNSSDDEQPTKVVRPSKRRTKVNPNIQKSSRLEKKEKTEKKDSSDSDSDAVMVSYKSKRSAMPEGPQDQGATAVIEIDTEKERDAQAIFEKRLEVNKELEGKEDDKVYRGINNYHQYYKPKDTAAGNASSGMVRKGPVRAPDNLRTTVRWDYQPDICKDYKETGFCGFGDSCKFLHDRSDYKHGWQLEREWEEGRYGQESDDDAKYKIDSDEEELPTKCVICRKRFVDPIVTKCQHYFCEKCALERYKKTMRCFVCNAHVTTFNPARNLIAKLKNGEPEEGSKDGESSSD, encoded by the exons ATGTCCGAAGAATCTCGCACAGTCGACGGTGCCAGTTGCagtttcattttcaagaagCGCGGCCTTAAAAGCAGAGCTTCTCGAAAGAGACAACAATCTAACTCTGAGGATGAAG ATAAAAGGCCGAATAACAGCAGCGATGATGAGCAGCCTACCAAAGTGGTACGCCCCAGCAAGCGCAGGACAAAAGTGAACCCAAACATCCAGAAGTCGAGCAGAttggaaaaaaaggaaaaaactgaGAAGAAGGACAGCTCAGATTCTGATAGTGATGCAGTTATGGTTAGCTACAAGTCCAAGAGGTCAGCAATGCCTGAGGGGCCCCAAGATCAAGGAGCTACTGCagttatt GAAATTGATACTGAAAAAGAACGAGATGCACAAGCGATATTTGAAAAGCGACTAGAGGTTAATAAAGAACTTGAAGGGAAGGAGGATGATAAAGTTTATCGAGGGATTAATAACTACCATCAATACTACAAACCTAAAGACACAGCAGCTGGAAATGCCAGTTCAGGGATGGTCAGAAAAGGCCCCGTGAGGGCTCCAGATAATCTAAGAACCACTGTAAGGTGGGACTATCAGCCTGACATCTGTAAGGACTACAAAGAGACTGGGTTTTGTGGGTTTGGAGATAGCTGCAAGTTTCTGCATGACCGCAGTGACTATAAACATGGATGGCAGTTGGAGAGGGAGTGGGAGGAAGGGAG GTATGGGCAAGAAAGTGACGATGATGCAAAGTACAAAATTGACTCAGATGAGGAGGAGCTGCCCACAAAGTGTGTTATTTGCCGGAAAAGATTCGTCGACCCCATTGTCACTAA gTGTCAGCACTATTTTTGTGAAAAGTGTGCCTTGGAACGCTACAAAAAGACTATGCGGTGTTTTGTATGTAACGCACACGTTACCACCTTTAATCCAGCAAGAAATTTGATCGCAAAGCTGAAGAATGGGGAGCCTGAAGAGGGCTCTAAGGATGGGGAGTCCTCCTCTGATTAA
- the LOC136414770 gene encoding transmembrane protein 216-like, with amino-acid sequence MDVDAELMFECLIYLNMFYFPVFALCETIMTIAKYRSIIKTPHIGQDAAVVFTRLTSELTKILLYRKFKEEKRQLVTGIAVFFTYITISGLAYTFFIQKPVLKLEHILNSLTIMLALSEVVFGNLQLMLKCFRRNPYY; translated from the exons ATGGACGTAGACGCGGAGTTAATGTTTGAGTGTTTAATTTACCTAAACATGTTCTATTTCCCCGTGTTCGCACTATGTGAAACTATAATGACTATTGCGAAATATCGGAGTATCATTAAAACACCGCACATCGGGCAGGACGCAGCTGTGGTCTTCACGCGTCTTACCAGCGAGCTTACCAAGATCTTGCTTTATAGAAAGTTCAAGGAAGAGAAGCGCC AACTGGTGACTGGAATTGCTGTGTTCTTCACTTACATTACAATCTCAGGTCTGGCCTATACATTCTTCATACAGAAGCCAGTGCTCAAATTGGAGCATATATTGAACTCTTTGACTATCATGCTCGCTTTATCAGAGGTGGTTTTTGGAAACCTCCAACTCATGCTTAAATGCTTCAGAAGAAATCCGTATTATTAA
- the LOC136414677 gene encoding zinc finger protein 236-like — protein MDSLGGLPEPYSLHQGPLNILPIEITMENSESAPRYVQNFLVRYLDDARMELVNVNTQEILNLNIAPTDADVDKLQLPEAANHIEPLNSIRGENESVIQYSSPSPLENNNEKTDITSYLCYKCNEHFKSLAIYRQHVRVCNRVDKEFTCLKCQEGFNVETNLKIHVITTHLNPTNVCPICHIFFTRKASLRSHVLVHQVEELIYCNLCDAEFQNEDDLLGHMEGHAVTKVSSLTEAFVCPICQLEFLSYTELKLHVSKHQQVKHGALGGRMRKSRGRWLEGCQCPHCGKVFPKEWLLERHRRIHTGEKPFKCQLCRRGFTQKGSLKIHLDKHRGLRPHNCSLCSAQFTQKGNLKAHIKKTHTVPKGGPHKIYKCSQCSCIFRKLATLNGHMTKAHLESVEATIEQGSGSIVKLAENHASGGVRRYTVRQQKIGEVRWYFCNYCPVRFKKPSDLIRHFRTHTLEKPFKCSECNHAFSLKRTLTNHMKLHSRRRLAPIKSPSKVPESPKLIPTESQQKSTENIVEPLLKEPLYQTPYGSLQLKKPKTPLERPYSCKLCPTRFTRIMSLRRHMQLHSRECRFKCTICPKAFITKYSLKEHISQHQNIKNHTCATCSKSFATSSLLKRHCLIHNEVKPYMCPCCDKIFRTAALCRMHIKNIHPVTNGDLVASPMVEGLQECSTNEDVTIDNLQPQEGASIESNTVLLNITPQIPDTTQTPDYQMVYLNFPQITPEDDASPLKLQNVSDVIFDPDDPPEVDQQASTSMPDVLPISIIDAAALNAVPYDAQVFCINCHRMFSDCYAFEKHACADDDNVVKLMLNDEQPKMSECYANKSLSVTAEAGVGVDISKMKRFPNKKSLIADIGKLEQIKQFRCDHCNYVTSIDEHYRRHLLMHPDLTDKMCKFCCKFFKKPSDLKRHLRTHTGEKPFECDRCHKKFALKSTLESHLRTHDVIGQSKISCDVCHSNFTSKSSLKVHMLLHTGERPYSCRHCTQTFRTSSIRKAHEKNRHSKAQEAKPPSVKEETMVIVNPLEWMPLDVLQQIQGSGIVIAQDEAVDCDGGLTDLNLSNDGGHVIVPEENNKRQKEKPQKAECDICHKWYSSKDVLRKHKKALHGQNKKFPCIKCDKGYDQLEDLNKHIKKLHSGLRPYSCQYCSNSFSEEHSLKIHIKRIHQKSLVAQETKDALRSLELDLTSDNFL, from the exons ATGGATTCTTTAGGAGGTCTGCCTGAGCCTTACAGCCTTCACCAGGGCCCCCTCAATATACTGCCCATTGAAATCACCATGGAGAACTCTGAAAGTGCTCCTCGATACGTGCAAAACTTTCTGGTGAGATACTTGGATGACGCTCGAATGGAGCTTGTTAATGTCAACACTCAG GAGATTTTGAACTTGAATATTGCCCCTACTGATGCTGATGTTGACAAATTGCAGTTGCCAGAAGCAGCTAATCACATCGAAcctttaaattcaattag AGGCGAAAATGAGTCGGTCATTCAGTATTCATCACCCTCACCATTAGAgaacaataatgaaaaaacggATATCACCTCATATTTATGTTACAAATGCAATGAGCACTTTAAAAGCTTAGCAATATATCGACAGCATGTTAGAGTTTGTAATCGAGTAGATAAAGAATTCACCTGCCTTAAATGCCAAGAAGGTTTCAATGTGGAGACAAACCTTAAAATCCATGTCATTACAACACACTTAAACCCCACAAATGTATGCCCAATTTGCCATATTTTCTTCACAAGGAAAGCTAGTTTGAGATCGCATGTTCTGGTTCACCAAGTGGAGGAGCtgatttattgtaatttatgtGATGCTGAGTTCCAAAATGAG GATGATTTGTTGGGACACATGGAGGGACATGCAGTGACCAAAGTCTCATCTTTAACAGAGGCATTTGTGTGTCCCATTTGTCAATTGGAATTCCTCAGTTATACTGAGCTTAAATTACATGTGAGCAAACATCAGCAGGTGAAGCATGGTGCTCTGGGGGGGAGGATGAGGAAGAGCAGGGGCAGATGGTTGGAGGGGTGTCAATGTCCACACTGTGGAAAGGTGTTTCCAAAGGAATGGCTGTTGGAAAGACATAGGCGAATTCATACAGGGGAGAAAccttttaag TGTCAATTATGCAGGAGGGGGTTCACACAAAAAGGTTCTTTGAAAATACACTTGGATAAGCACCGTGGGCTGCGCCCTCATAATTGTTCACTATGCTCTGCCCAATTCACCCAAAAAG GAAATCTGAAGGCTCACATCAAAAAGACCCATACAGTCCCAAAAGGAGGACCTCACAAGATATATAAGTGCTCGCAGTGCAGttgcatttttagaaaattagcCACTCTAAATGGTCACATGACAAAGGCTCATTTGGAGTCAGTTGAGGCTACCATTGAGCAGGGAAGTGGGAGCATTGTTAAACTAGCTGAAAACCATGCGAGTGGGGGAGTGAGGCGCTACACAGTACGCCAGCAAAAGATTGGAGAGGTGCGGTggtatttttgcaattattgcCCTGTGAGGTTTAAGAAGCCTTCGGATTTGATCAGGCACTTTCGGACGCACACTTTGGAGAAACCCTTTAAG TGCTCTGAGTGCAACCATGCATTCTCCTTGAAGCGCACTTTAACAAACCACATGAAACTACACTCAAGACGTCGTCTCGCACCAATAAAATCTCCCTCCAAAGTCCCCGAGTCTCCAAAATTGATACCTACTGAAAGCCAGCAAAAATCTACAGAAAACATTGTTGAACCCTTGCTAAAGGAACCCCTTTATCAAACTCCATATG GATCTCTGCAGTTAAAGAAGCCTAAAACCCCCTTGGAAAGGCCCTATTCATGCAAGTTGTGTCCCACTAGGTTCACTAGGATTATGAGTCTTCGAAGGCATATGCAGCTGCATAGCAGAGAGTGCAGATTTAAATGCACAATTTGCCCCAA AGCCTTTATAACAAAGTACAGTCTCAAGGAGCACATAAGTCAGCACCAGAACATCAAAAACCACACCTGTGCGACTTGCTCGAAAAGCTTTGCCACATCTTCTCTGCTCAAACGTCACTGCCTCATCCACAACGAGGTTAAGCCCTATATGTGCCCTTGCTGCGACAAAATCTTCAGAACTGCTGCACTATGTAGAATGCACATTAAGAACATTCATCCTGTTACCAATGGGGACCtg GTGGCTTCACCTATGGTTGAAGGTCTTCAGGAATGTTCTACAAATGAAGACGTCACTATCGACAATTTACAA ccTCAGGAGGGTGCATCTATTGAATCAAACACGGTCCTTCTGAACATCACCCCCCAAATTCCAGACACTACGCAAACTCCTGACTACCAAATGGTCTACTTAAACTTCCCTCAAATCACCCCTGAAGATGATGCATCGCCTCTAAAACTACAA AATGTCAGTGATGTAATTTTTGACCCTGACGATCCCCCGGAGGTGGACCAACAAGCCTCGACCTCCATGCCAGACGTTCTGCCAATCAGCATTATCGACGCAGCGGCGTTAAACGCCGTCCCGTATGATGCGCAGGTCTTTTGCATCAATTGTCACCGCATGTTTTCCGATTGCTACGCCTTCGAGAAACACGCCTGCGCCGACGATGACAATGTCGTTAAGTTGATGTTGAATGACGAGCAGCCAAAGATGAGTGAGTGTTACGCAAACAAGAGTTTAAGTGTGACTGCTGAGGCTGGAGTGGGAGTGGATATTTCGAAGATGAAAAG GTTTccgaataaaaaatctttgattGCTGATATTGGGAAACTGGAGCAGATCAAGCAGTTTCGGTGTGATCATTGCAACTACGTCACCTCAATCGACGAGCACTATCGTAGACACCTTTTAATGCACCCAGATTTGACGGACAAAATGTGTAAATTCTgctgtaaatttttcaaaaaaccctCAGATTTG AAGCGGCATCTGCGCACGCACACCGGAGAAAAACCCTTTGAGTGCGATCGCTGTCACAAAAAGTTCGCCTTAAAATCAACCCTAGAGTCGCACTTGCGCACTCACGACGTCATAGGCCAATCAAAAATCAGCTGTGACGTGTGTCACTCCAATTTCACCTCAAAATCCAGTCTCAAAGTGCATATGCTCTTGCACACCGGAGAAAGACCTTATTCGTGCAGGCACTGCACGCAGACCTTCAGGACTTCATCGATTCGCAAAGCGCACGAGAAGAACCGCCATAGCAAGGCACAAGAGGCGAAGCCTCCTTCAGTTAAAGAAGAAACCATGGTGATTGTCAACCCCTTAGAATGGATGCCATTGGATGTTTTGCAGCAGATTCAAGGCTCTGGGATTGTGATTGCGCAGGATGAAGCTGTGGATTGTGATGGGGGTTTAACTGATCTTAACTTGTCTAATGATGGCGG GCATGTAATAGTGCCCGAAGAGAATAATAAACGACAAAAGGAGAAGCCGCAAAAAGCCGAATGTGACATTTGCCACAAATGGTATTCATCCAAGGACGTGCTGCGCAAGCATAAGAAGGCGCTGCATGGGCAAAACAAGAAGTTTCCCTGCATTAAATGCGATAAGG GTTACGACCAGCTTGAAGACCTCAACAAACACATAAAGAAGCTACACTCAGGGCTTCGTCCCTATTCATGTCAGTATTGCTCCAATAGCTTCAGCGAGGAACATAGTCTTAAAATTCACATCAAAAG gATCCATCAAAAGTCCCTGGTAGCACAGGAGACCAAAGATGCCCTCAGGAGCCTGGAGCTTGACCTCACTTcagataattttctttaa